The Calliphora vicina chromosome 3, idCalVici1.1, whole genome shotgun sequence genome contains a region encoding:
- the LOC135953785 gene encoding uncharacterized protein LOC135953785, with the protein MSNDVELQSSVLSSLINSLYNFVPVVRRRIRQDDNSWMNSRDILLATSLRNLAYSAFLSDKSTFNWNVYCRYRNRAKNVIRREKRRFYTSLFSGLDGPGLWRVLKGSGVMGSNERVCDLNVDDINNYFVNVIPSSNNDINFDFGSFENVDGSFSFRCVSEYEFYEAVCRVKSRSVGVDLIPIRFFKTIYPYISRIITHHVNTILTTSVFPSAWKTARVVPIPKSGNGRGFEDLRPISILPSLSKAVEHIMKDQILSFTNERIVGSQYAFRRGHNTTSLLLNMTDFWHLFLLIWLRLSIL; encoded by the coding sequence atgtCTAATGATGTGGAACTTCAAAGCTCAGTTTTGAGTAGTTTGATTAATTCTCTTTATAATTTTGTTCCTGTGGTGAGAAGGAGAATTCGGCAGGATGATAATAGTTGGATGAATTCAAGAGACATTTTGCTTGCTACATCATTGAGAAATTTGGCTTATTCAGCTTTTCTTTCTGATAAGTCTACCTTTAATTGGAATGTCTACTGTAGGTATCGAAACAGGGCGAAGAATGTTATTCGTAGGGAAAAAAGGAGATTCTACACTAGTTTATTCTCTGGTCTTGATGGACCTGGTTTGTGGAGGGTTTTGAAAGGGTCTGGAGTCATGGGGAGTAACGAGCGGGTATGCGATTTAAATGTAGATGATATCAACAATTACTTTGTTAATGTTATTCCTTCTAGTAATAATGACATTAATTTCGATTTTGGttcttttgaaaatgttgatGGATCATTCTCGTTTAGATGTGTGAGTGAATATGAGTTTTATGAGGCGGTTTGTAGGGTCAAGTCTAGATCTGTTGGTGTAGATTTGATTCCTAttcgtttttttaaaactatttatccTTACATATCCCGCATTATTACTCATCATGTTAATACAATATTAACTACCTCAGTTTTTCCTTCAGCATGGAAGACAGCTCGTGTTGTGCCAATACCTAAATCCGGAAATGGTAGAGGATTTGAAGATTTGAGACCAATTTCTATTCTTCCTTCTTTATCTAAAGCAGTGGAGCATATCATGAAAGATCAGATACTCTCATTTACTAATGAACGCATTGTTGGTTCACAATATGCTTTTCGTCGTGGCCATAATACAACATCTCTTTTGCTTAACATGACTGATTTTTGGCACTTATTTCTCTTGATTTGGCTAAGGCTTTCAATTCTGTGA